One Alkaliphilus sp. B6464 genomic window carries:
- a CDS encoding BhlA/UviB family holin-like peptide has protein sequence MSIKLAPHQGKIDIKQEERAHKYQEIISTLTDKLNVIKYVKKM, from the coding sequence GTGTCTATAAAACTAGCCCCACATCAAGGGAAAATAGATATAAAACAGGAAGAAAGAGCGCATAAATATCAAGAAATAATATCTACTTTAACAGATAAGTTAAATGTTATTAAATATGTAAAAAAGATGTAG